A window of Pedobacter lusitanus contains these coding sequences:
- a CDS encoding 5' nucleotidase, NT5C type — protein MNRDRKIIAIDMDGVLADIEAQFMAWYKKEHGVWISREERLGVPESEGFPDKTSIKKYVYTPGFFRTIPVMPGAIEAVKALMEDYEVYIVSAATEFPQCLTEKMEWLNEYFPFISWKNIVLCGDKSIIDTDYLIDDHCKNLDFCKGKPIMFNSSHNINQLHHTRVMNWNDVLDLFEKERSSAV, from the coding sequence ATGAATAGAGACAGAAAAATAATAGCCATTGATATGGATGGTGTACTTGCTGATATAGAAGCGCAGTTTATGGCCTGGTATAAAAAAGAACATGGCGTATGGATTTCCAGAGAAGAGCGATTGGGCGTACCGGAATCTGAAGGATTCCCGGATAAAACTTCCATCAAAAAATATGTGTATACCCCCGGGTTTTTCAGAACAATACCTGTAATGCCGGGTGCAATTGAAGCTGTAAAAGCTTTGATGGAGGATTATGAGGTTTACATCGTTTCTGCCGCAACAGAATTTCCACAGTGTTTAACAGAGAAAATGGAATGGCTAAATGAATATTTCCCGTTTATCAGTTGGAAAAATATCGTTTTATGTGGTGATAAGAGTATAATCGATACAGATTATCTGATTGATGATCATTGCAAAAATCTGGATTTCTGTAAAGGCAAGCCTATTATGTTTAATAGCTCACATAATATAAACCAATTACACCATACCCGTGTAATGAACTGGAATGACGTATTGGATTTATTTGAAAAAGAAAGATCTTCGGCTGTATAA
- the fmt gene encoding methionyl-tRNA formyltransferase yields the protein MKIVFMGTPDFAVASLNALVEAGFEIAGVVTAADKPAGRGQKLQESAVKKYAVEKGLKVLQPLKLKDPEFLTALKALNADLHVVVAFRMLPEVVWNMPAKGTINLHGSLLPQYRGAAPINHAIINGETESGVTTFFLKHEIDTGDVIFSEKVAIAEDDTAGDLHDNLMLTGAGLLVKTVKAIAAGDYTEQPQLFSAELKHAPKIFKEFCKVDWNNSVRSIYNLIRGLSPYPTAFTELNEKTLKIFKATYEETTPAVSPGTFLTDGKTFLKFAAPDGLISLLDIQYEGKKRMKVDEFLRGMRL from the coding sequence ATGAAAATAGTTTTTATGGGTACGCCCGATTTCGCCGTTGCTTCTTTAAATGCTCTTGTTGAAGCTGGATTTGAAATCGCCGGAGTAGTCACCGCAGCAGACAAACCAGCAGGAAGAGGTCAGAAACTACAGGAAAGTGCTGTTAAAAAATATGCTGTAGAAAAAGGTTTAAAAGTATTGCAGCCTTTAAAATTAAAAGATCCGGAATTTCTTACAGCGTTAAAAGCACTGAATGCAGATTTACACGTTGTAGTTGCTTTCCGTATGCTTCCGGAAGTAGTCTGGAATATGCCCGCCAAAGGTACCATCAATTTACATGGCTCACTTTTACCTCAATATCGTGGTGCAGCACCAATCAATCATGCCATTATTAACGGGGAAACAGAAAGTGGGGTAACAACTTTCTTTCTGAAACATGAAATTGATACCGGAGATGTTATTTTTTCAGAAAAAGTAGCCATTGCAGAAGATGATACAGCAGGTGATCTTCATGACAATCTGATGCTTACCGGAGCTGGTTTACTGGTTAAAACCGTAAAAGCTATAGCAGCCGGTGACTACACTGAACAGCCACAGCTATTTTCAGCAGAGCTGAAGCATGCACCCAAAATCTTTAAAGAATTCTGTAAAGTGGACTGGAATAATTCTGTCAGATCAATTTATAACCTGATCAGAGGTCTTAGTCCTTACCCAACGGCATTTACAGAACTTAATGAAAAGACATTGAAAATTTTCAAAGCAACATACGAAGAAACAACTCCGGCAGTAAGTCCGGGTACATTTCTCACGGATGGTAAAACATTTTTAAAGTTTGCTGCCCCGGATGGTTTGATCTCTTTACTGGATATACAGTATGAAGGTAAAAAAAGAATGAAAGTTGATGAATTTTTAAGAGGAATGCGTTTATAG
- a CDS encoding RluA family pseudouridine synthase — MENNNNGLELEEQDLYEHFNIVVDKGQSLLRIDKFLMHRIENASRNRIQNAIEAGNVLVNKATVKASYKVKPADEISIVFPHPPRDTEVYPEDIPLDIVYEDADLLIVNKPAGMVVHPGFNNYTGTLVNALAFHFEQLPQLPGNEGRPGLVHRIDKDTSGLLLISKNEITMTKLAKQFFDHTITRKYIALAWGDIKESGTVTGYIGRSAKNRIVMDVYDDEEKGKWSVTHYTVLERLGYVTLISCQLETGRTHQIRAHMQHIGHPLFNDANYGGDKILKGTTFTKYKQYVANCFELLPRQALHAQTLGFIHPTTKEYMEFEAPLPTDFDSVLNKWRNYIVQPQ; from the coding sequence ATGGAAAACAATAACAACGGGCTGGAATTAGAAGAGCAGGATTTATATGAACATTTTAATATTGTTGTAGATAAAGGGCAGTCCTTATTGCGTATAGATAAATTTTTGATGCACCGTATCGAAAACGCTTCAAGAAATCGTATTCAAAATGCGATTGAAGCAGGCAACGTACTGGTGAATAAAGCAACAGTAAAAGCTAGTTATAAAGTTAAACCGGCAGATGAGATTTCAATCGTATTTCCTCATCCGCCACGGGATACGGAAGTTTATCCGGAAGATATTCCACTGGACATTGTTTATGAAGATGCCGACCTGCTGATTGTCAATAAACCGGCAGGTATGGTTGTACATCCTGGATTTAACAACTATACGGGTACACTGGTTAATGCACTGGCATTTCATTTTGAGCAGCTGCCGCAATTACCTGGTAATGAGGGCAGACCAGGACTGGTACACAGGATTGATAAAGATACTTCGGGTTTGCTGCTGATCAGTAAAAACGAGATTACAATGACTAAACTGGCAAAACAGTTTTTTGATCATACCATCACCAGGAAATATATTGCACTGGCCTGGGGTGATATCAAGGAAAGTGGGACAGTTACGGGGTATATCGGCCGTAGTGCCAAAAACAGAATCGTCATGGATGTTTATGATGATGAAGAGAAAGGAAAGTGGTCAGTTACGCACTATACAGTTTTAGAGCGTTTAGGTTATGTTACACTGATCAGCTGCCAGCTGGAAACAGGTCGTACGCATCAGATCAGAGCACATATGCAGCATATTGGTCACCCGTTATTTAACGATGCGAATTACGGAGGAGATAAGATACTTAAAGGAACTACGTTTACAAAGTATAAACAATATGTGGCGAACTGTTTTGAGCTATTGCCAAGACAGGCTCTGCATGCACAGACTTTAGGTTTTATACACCCGACAACAAAAGAATATATGGAATTTGAAGCACCGCTGCCAACGGATTTTGATTCTGTACTTAACAAATGGAGAAACTACATCGTACAGCCACAATAA
- a CDS encoding DUF4256 domain-containing protein → MSSNSHQKELSLAVREELLHTLKTRFEKNMNRHKGLEWVKVQTKLEANATKLWSLHEMEITGGEPDIVDYDQKTDEYIFYDCSAESPKGRRSVCYDREGLESRKEHKPENNAMDMASAMGITLLTEDQYSGLQKLGRFDTKSSSWIKTPADIRKLGGALFAEYRYESMFVYHNGAQSYYAIRGFRGSLSI, encoded by the coding sequence ATGAGCAGTAATAGTCATCAAAAAGAGTTGTCCTTAGCAGTAAGAGAAGAATTACTCCACACATTGAAAACCCGTTTTGAGAAAAATATGAACCGCCATAAAGGGCTGGAATGGGTTAAAGTACAAACAAAACTGGAAGCCAATGCCACAAAATTATGGTCGCTCCATGAAATGGAAATAACCGGCGGCGAACCGGATATTGTTGATTATGACCAAAAGACAGACGAATACATTTTTTATGATTGTTCTGCAGAAAGCCCTAAGGGCCGCAGAAGTGTTTGTTATGATCGCGAAGGCCTGGAATCAAGGAAAGAACATAAACCAGAAAACAATGCTATGGATATGGCATCAGCCATGGGCATTACACTTTTAACCGAAGACCAGTACAGCGGATTGCAGAAATTGGGAAGGTTTGATACAAAATCTTCAAGCTGGATAAAAACACCAGCTGATATCAGAAAATTAGGTGGTGCACTTTTCGCTGAATATCGTTATGAAAGCATGTTTGTGTATCACAACGGTGCCCAGTCTTATTATGCTATCAGAGGATTCCGTGGTTCGTTAAGCATATAA
- a CDS encoding 1-aminocyclopropane-1-carboxylate deaminase/D-cysteine desulfhydrase: MFTALHSPLQQLKHTHLSQLWVKRDDLIDPYISGNKWRKLKYMLQDAIANNKHHLVTFGGAYSNHLVATASAAARSGLKSTAFVRGEKVNNEMLVLCSLYGMELIFTDRESYKNKNVCYAEYAAKHTGTYFIDEGGASAEAVQGCAEIITELPQDTAHLFCAAGTGTTAAGLWQGIQHAGLKTKLHVIPVLKGGEFIREEMSSYVNTDHTDLILHTDYHFGGYAKTKPDLLAFMKQFIAAQGILIDPVYTAKMFFAIHDLARHNYFEKDEKIIALHTGGLLGIMGMKDKLLP, translated from the coding sequence ATGTTTACAGCATTGCACAGTCCGTTACAACAATTAAAACACACTCATTTATCTCAGCTATGGGTTAAAAGAGACGATTTGATTGATCCATACATTTCAGGTAATAAATGGAGAAAACTGAAATATATGCTGCAGGACGCTATTGCAAATAACAAACATCACCTGGTTACTTTTGGCGGGGCTTATTCTAATCACCTTGTTGCCACAGCATCCGCAGCTGCCAGATCAGGATTAAAATCAACTGCTTTTGTCAGAGGTGAAAAAGTAAATAACGAAATGCTCGTGCTCTGTTCGCTTTACGGCATGGAACTGATTTTTACAGACAGAGAATCCTATAAAAATAAAAATGTCTGTTATGCTGAATATGCAGCCAAACACACTGGCACCTACTTTATCGACGAAGGTGGTGCCTCAGCCGAGGCTGTTCAGGGTTGTGCTGAAATTATAACAGAGCTTCCGCAGGATACAGCTCATCTGTTCTGTGCAGCCGGGACCGGTACTACGGCTGCCGGTTTATGGCAGGGAATTCAACATGCAGGTCTGAAAACAAAACTTCATGTCATCCCCGTACTGAAAGGCGGTGAATTTATCAGGGAAGAAATGAGCAGCTATGTCAATACTGACCATACTGATCTGATTTTGCATACAGACTATCATTTTGGAGGATATGCTAAAACAAAACCGGATTTACTGGCTTTCATGAAGCAGTTTATTGCTGCACAGGGCATCCTGATTGATCCTGTTTATACCGCAAAAATGTTTTTCGCAATTCATGACCTTGCCCGCCATAACTATTTCGAAAAAGACGAAAAAATCATTGCCCTGCATACCGGCGGTTTACTTGGAATCATGGGAATGAAAGATAAACTATTACCATAG
- a CDS encoding ArsR/SmtB family transcription factor translates to MNLRRDVFQAIADPTRRAILLLVATQSMTAGAIAANFDTARPTVSKHLQILTECELLGQEQNGREIHYHINAKNMKEVADFIEPFRKMWDDRFNKLEDIMKNYIPKK, encoded by the coding sequence ATGAATTTAAGAAGAGATGTATTCCAGGCCATAGCAGATCCGACAAGGAGAGCGATACTCCTGCTGGTTGCCACCCAGTCGATGACAGCAGGCGCCATAGCGGCAAATTTCGATACAGCAAGACCAACCGTTTCAAAGCATCTGCAAATACTCACCGAATGTGAACTACTCGGGCAGGAACAAAATGGCAGAGAAATTCACTATCACATCAACGCAAAAAACATGAAAGAAGTGGCCGATTTTATAGAGCCATTCCGCAAAATGTGGGATGACAGATTTAATAAACTGGAGGATATTATGAAAAACTACATCCCAAAAAAGTAG
- a CDS encoding DeoR/GlpR family DNA-binding transcription regulator, translated as MIKAERLQLIIEHIRKERKVLLGDLSTMLEVSEDTVRRDIKELSDQGLLKAVRGGAISRSPIPQHFREREHYDVSHKEIIAQKAVKLIKNGQVVLFDSGTSVLAIATHLPRDLQITVVTNSFPVATVLEDHPFIEVIFLGGRLNKSSFSTTGFEVIQTIRSIRPDICFLGICSIDLISGVTGISYEDCQIKKAMVETSKQVIAIATFEKLDTTESYYITSTSDLDIIITDTDPNHENLKSYRDLGIRME; from the coding sequence ATGATTAAGGCAGAAAGATTACAACTGATTATTGAGCATATCCGTAAGGAAAGAAAAGTTCTTTTGGGAGATTTAAGCACGATGCTGGAAGTTTCTGAAGACACTGTGAGACGTGATATTAAAGAACTATCGGATCAGGGACTGTTAAAAGCGGTCCGTGGTGGTGCTATTTCCCGCTCCCCTATTCCACAGCATTTCCGCGAAAGAGAGCATTATGATGTATCCCACAAAGAAATCATTGCGCAAAAAGCAGTAAAACTGATTAAAAACGGACAGGTCGTACTGTTTGATTCAGGTACTTCAGTGCTGGCTATTGCAACCCATCTGCCCAGAGATCTGCAAATCACTGTAGTAACCAATAGTTTTCCTGTCGCTACAGTACTCGAAGATCATCCTTTCATAGAAGTTATTTTTTTAGGTGGCAGGCTAAATAAATCCTCGTTTTCCACTACTGGTTTTGAGGTGATACAAACCATCAGAAGTATACGTCCAGACATCTGTTTTCTTGGTATTTGCAGTATTGATCTGATTTCGGGAGTTACAGGAATCAGTTACGAAGATTGTCAGATCAAAAAAGCCATGGTTGAGACGTCCAAACAAGTTATTGCTATAGCGACATTTGAGAAACTGGATACTACCGAGTCTTATTATATCACCAGTACCAGTGATCTTGATATTATTATAACCGATACAGATCCCAATCATGAAAATCTTAAAAGCTACAGAGATTTGGGTATCCGAATGGAATAA
- a CDS encoding SRPBCC family protein, which yields MEPKTKIHAENNKQEIIITRGFDLPLELLFKAHEESEIVEQWMGTKVLKLENKPHGSWQYETSDAKGNVVFRANGTIHEFVPNQKITRTFEMENTPFAVQLEFLEFEKLTDDTSKLTIHTLYKSVALRDQLLKLPFAQGINMAHNRLQDIVSKLK from the coding sequence ATGGAACCAAAAACAAAGATCCATGCAGAAAACAACAAGCAGGAAATAATCATTACCAGAGGGTTTGATTTACCACTGGAATTACTTTTTAAGGCCCATGAAGAGTCAGAAATTGTAGAGCAATGGATGGGTACAAAAGTACTGAAACTAGAAAACAAACCGCACGGCAGCTGGCAATATGAAACGAGTGATGCCAAAGGAAATGTCGTATTCCGGGCTAATGGAACAATTCATGAGTTTGTTCCAAACCAGAAAATCACACGGACATTTGAAATGGAGAATACACCTTTTGCCGTCCAGCTGGAATTCCTGGAATTTGAAAAACTCACTGACGACACCAGTAAACTGACTATACATACCCTATACAAATCAGTGGCCCTCAGAGATCAGCTATTGAAGCTGCCATTTGCTCAGGGTATTAATATGGCACATAACCGGTTGCAGGATATTGTAAGCAAATTAAAATAA
- a CDS encoding aminotransferase class IV, translating to MQQEYILHNDQFIAADQTILTAQNRGFRYGDGLFESMRMSGGKLKFAELHADRLQAGMSALKMEGGILFDDYFLKQKTAELCKRNKLKDNVRFRLSVYRDGEGLYTPDSNKSGYILESGTLAPGGYELNKKGLIINVYDEITKPVNKLSTYKTSNSLLFVMAGLYKQQNRLDEAFILNQHGFLCESISSNVFVVYDKQVYTPALSEGCVAGVMRNVVMKVARSNQIPVIEAQINPEVLNEADEVFITNATSGIRWVMGYGRKRYFNEVTKSLSSLLNAL from the coding sequence ATGCAACAGGAATATATTTTACATAACGATCAGTTTATCGCAGCAGACCAAACCATTCTGACGGCTCAGAACAGAGGGTTCAGGTATGGTGACGGACTATTTGAATCTATGCGGATGTCTGGCGGCAAACTGAAATTTGCTGAATTACATGCTGATCGTTTACAGGCGGGAATGAGTGCGTTGAAAATGGAAGGCGGGATTTTGTTCGATGATTATTTTCTGAAACAGAAGACTGCTGAACTGTGTAAAAGAAATAAACTGAAGGATAATGTGAGGTTTCGTCTCTCGGTTTACCGGGATGGCGAAGGTCTTTATACACCGGATAGTAATAAATCAGGTTATATCCTGGAGTCCGGAACACTGGCTCCGGGAGGTTACGAGCTCAATAAAAAAGGGCTGATTATCAATGTTTATGATGAAATAACCAAACCGGTTAATAAATTGTCTACTTATAAAACGAGTAACTCTTTACTTTTCGTCATGGCCGGTTTGTATAAACAACAGAACCGCCTGGATGAAGCGTTTATTTTAAATCAGCACGGTTTTCTTTGTGAAAGTATCAGTTCGAATGTGTTTGTGGTTTATGACAAACAGGTTTATACCCCAGCGCTTTCTGAGGGATGTGTTGCCGGGGTAATGCGTAATGTGGTTATGAAAGTAGCCAGATCTAATCAAATTCCTGTAATTGAAGCACAGATTAATCCTGAAGTCTTAAATGAGGCTGATGAGGTTTTTATTACCAATGCCACATCCGGTATACGCTGGGTGATGGGCTATGGCAGAAAACGATATTTCAATGAGGTAACTAAATCTTTAAGTTCCTTACTCAATGCGTTATAG
- the lat gene encoding L-lysine 6-transaminase, giving the protein MYQLTVAPEQVNEILSQHILADGFDLTYDMGQSQGAYIYDSKYKRTLLDFFTCFASVPLGYNHPKMVNDEAFKQSLLQAAMANPSNSDVYTQQYAEFVKTFGAIGIPSYLPHAFFIAGGGLAVENAIKVAMDWKVQKNFAKGYKEEKGFKVLHFEKAFHGRTGYTLSLTNTLPDKTKWFAKFDWPRVSVPTVKFPLENDNLATAISTEELSITQIKQAFADHKDDICAIIIEPVQSEGGDNHLREEFLIQLRSIADENDAFLIYDEVQTGVGLTGKFWCHQHYSEKARPDIIAFGKKMQVCGILVGNKVDQVENNVFHVPSRINSTWGGNLVDMVRSTQILQIIQEDNLCDHAAAIGGYLKENLEDLAKKYDKVSNVRGKGLLCAFDFPSGEMRNAFIRKGMEHNVMFLGCGPQTVRFRPALIIEKKHIDQGVEVMHKILADL; this is encoded by the coding sequence ATGTACCAACTTACTGTAGCTCCTGAACAGGTTAATGAGATTTTAAGTCAGCACATTTTAGCTGACGGATTTGATCTGACCTACGACATGGGGCAAAGCCAGGGAGCATATATTTATGACTCAAAGTACAAGCGTACACTACTTGACTTCTTTACTTGTTTTGCATCTGTTCCTCTTGGATATAATCATCCGAAAATGGTTAATGATGAAGCTTTTAAACAGAGCCTTTTACAGGCTGCAATGGCTAATCCTTCAAATTCTGATGTATACACACAGCAGTACGCTGAATTTGTAAAAACTTTTGGTGCAATAGGCATCCCTTCTTATCTTCCTCATGCATTTTTTATTGCAGGTGGTGGATTGGCTGTAGAAAACGCAATCAAAGTTGCCATGGACTGGAAAGTTCAGAAAAACTTTGCCAAAGGTTATAAAGAAGAAAAAGGGTTTAAAGTCCTGCATTTTGAAAAAGCCTTTCACGGCAGAACAGGCTATACTTTAAGCTTAACTAATACGTTACCTGATAAAACGAAATGGTTTGCCAAATTTGACTGGCCAAGAGTCTCTGTACCTACAGTAAAGTTCCCGCTGGAAAATGATAATCTGGCTACAGCTATCAGTACGGAAGAATTATCAATAACCCAGATTAAGCAGGCATTTGCCGACCATAAAGACGATATCTGCGCAATTATTATTGAGCCTGTTCAATCTGAAGGAGGCGATAATCATTTACGTGAAGAATTTTTGATTCAACTACGCAGCATTGCTGATGAAAATGATGCTTTCCTGATTTATGACGAAGTACAAACTGGTGTAGGATTAACCGGTAAATTCTGGTGCCATCAGCATTACAGCGAAAAAGCCCGCCCTGATATTATTGCCTTCGGTAAAAAAATGCAGGTATGCGGTATATTGGTAGGTAACAAGGTTGACCAGGTAGAAAACAATGTTTTCCATGTTCCTTCCAGAATCAACTCTACCTGGGGCGGTAACCTGGTAGATATGGTCAGATCTACTCAAATCCTGCAGATTATTCAGGAAGATAATTTATGTGATCATGCTGCTGCAATTGGCGGATATCTGAAAGAAAATCTGGAAGATCTGGCTAAAAAATATGATAAAGTAAGCAATGTGCGGGGTAAAGGCCTGCTATGTGCTTTTGATTTCCCAAGCGGAGAGATGCGCAATGCGTTTATCCGGAAAGGTATGGAACATAATGTCATGTTCCTGGGCTGTGGCCCGCAAACTGTCCGCTTCCGCCCTGCGCTGATCATAGAGAAAAAGCATATTGATCAGGGTGTTGAAGTTATGCATAAAATATTAGCCGATTTATAA
- a CDS encoding YdeI/OmpD-associated family protein has translation MNPKVDFYFNNAGKWQQELEKLRVIALDCGLTEELKWGVPCYTFQRSNVILIHDFKEYCAFLFFKGALLSNANGILIQQSENVQAARQIRFTSIQNILDLEAMLKANIYEAIEVEKAGLKVTLKKTGEFPMPAELQNKLDQIPALKTAFEALTPGRQRAYILHFSAPKQAKTRESRVEKYMPQILHGKGLKD, from the coding sequence ATGAATCCGAAAGTTGATTTTTATTTTAACAACGCCGGTAAATGGCAGCAGGAACTGGAGAAATTAAGAGTAATTGCTCTTGACTGCGGACTAACTGAAGAGCTAAAATGGGGTGTACCTTGTTATACATTTCAGCGAAGTAACGTTATTTTAATACACGATTTCAAAGAATATTGTGCGTTTCTGTTCTTCAAAGGCGCACTGTTATCTAATGCCAACGGTATACTTATCCAGCAATCAGAAAATGTACAGGCAGCCCGTCAAATCAGATTTACCAGTATTCAGAATATCCTTGATCTGGAAGCTATGCTGAAAGCCAATATCTATGAAGCCATTGAAGTAGAAAAAGCAGGTCTAAAGGTAACGCTCAAAAAAACCGGCGAATTCCCCATGCCGGCAGAACTGCAAAACAAGCTGGATCAGATTCCAGCTTTAAAAACTGCTTTTGAAGCATTGACTCCTGGAAGACAAAGAGCCTATATTCTTCATTTTTCCGCACCCAAACAAGCCAAAACCAGGGAATCCAGAGTTGAAAAATACATGCCGCAGATTCTTCATGGAAAGGGACTGAAAGATTAA
- a CDS encoding DNA topoisomerase IB: MMQTPEEIKEIGLIYVNDSIPGIYRKGKPGNFYYEDINGQRVKDLEQLERIKALVLPPAWTDVWIAAKKNAYLQATGIDAAKRKQYRYHSKWTSRRSDLKYYRLLEFGKALPKARMRIARDLKRPAYDEQKVLAICIQLMQKTLIRVGNESYAQLYGSYGLSTLKNKHAQINGNVLKLEFKGKKGVKQQLALNDRNLAKMVKRCMEIPGQDLFQYYTEGTAHKSIDSGMINDYIREITGSDFTAKDFRTWGGTLEALRQLAICTANVEEERPHKKIITEVLKCVAVKLGNTPAVCRSSYVYPLLLEAFENDQLTKFLKKIAVGKPDMVPENDEKVLMQFLKAVQKNNS; this comes from the coding sequence ATGATGCAGACTCCTGAAGAAATTAAAGAAATTGGTTTAATCTATGTGAATGACAGTATACCTGGTATTTACCGGAAGGGAAAACCGGGGAACTTTTATTATGAAGATATAAATGGTCAGCGGGTAAAGGACCTGGAACAGCTGGAAAGAATTAAAGCCCTGGTTTTGCCTCCTGCCTGGACAGATGTATGGATTGCAGCTAAAAAGAATGCTTATTTACAGGCAACAGGAATAGATGCAGCAAAGCGCAAACAGTATCGTTATCATAGCAAATGGACTTCCAGAAGATCTGATCTTAAATATTACAGGTTACTGGAATTTGGAAAGGCCCTGCCAAAAGCCAGAATGAGGATTGCAAGAGATTTAAAACGGCCGGCTTATGATGAGCAGAAGGTTCTGGCTATTTGTATTCAGCTGATGCAAAAAACACTTATCCGTGTCGGAAATGAATCTTATGCACAGCTTTACGGGAGTTATGGCTTATCTACCCTGAAAAATAAACATGCTCAGATAAATGGAAATGTGCTGAAGCTGGAATTTAAAGGTAAAAAAGGGGTTAAACAGCAATTGGCACTGAATGACAGGAACCTGGCCAAAATGGTCAAAAGGTGTATGGAAATTCCGGGACAGGATTTATTCCAGTACTATACCGAAGGTACTGCGCATAAAAGTATTGATTCGGGAATGATCAATGACTATATCAGGGAGATTACCGGGAGTGATTTTACTGCTAAGGACTTCCGTACCTGGGGTGGTACACTGGAGGCTTTAAGACAACTGGCTATTTGCACTGCGAATGTAGAGGAAGAAAGACCTCACAAAAAGATTATTACCGAAGTTCTAAAATGTGTGGCAGTTAAACTGGGCAATACGCCTGCAGTGTGTAGAAGTTCTTATGTTTATCCGCTGTTGCTGGAAGCTTTTGAAAATGATCAGCTGACAAAATTTTTGAAAAAAATAGCTGTTGGGAAACCAGATATGGTACCTGAAAATGACGAAAAAGTACTGATGCAATTTTTGAAAGCGGTACAGAAAAATAATTCTTAA
- a CDS encoding VOC family protein, which yields MEIKFSLETIIIYVQNVDSLKSFYTHIFNFNLVEEYQSSWVLLEAGNCRLGLHKIGDEYLDESKGTFKFDNNTKIVFEIKEDIHKIRTHFINQDVKMRDVKTFDNYDYWLCDGEDPEGNIFQLKQKKALLSSLEDEL from the coding sequence ATGGAAATAAAGTTCAGCTTAGAAACGATTATAATTTATGTTCAAAATGTAGACAGCTTGAAGTCTTTTTATACCCATATTTTTAATTTTAATCTTGTGGAGGAATATCAATCTTCCTGGGTTCTTTTAGAAGCAGGGAATTGCAGGTTAGGTCTCCATAAAATTGGTGACGAATACCTGGACGAAAGTAAAGGAACATTCAAGTTTGATAATAATACAAAAATTGTTTTCGAAATAAAAGAAGACATTCATAAGATCAGAACACACTTTATCAATCAGGATGTAAAGATGAGGGATGTCAAGACTTTTGATAACTATGATTATTGGCTATGTGACGGAGAAGATCCGGAAGGGAATATTTTTCAGTTAAAACAGAAGAAAGCCCTGCTAAGTTCACTGGAGGATGAGCTTTAG
- a CDS encoding DoxX family protein — MTNRNEFTGPAKRNKIIYWVFTLWLALGMFSTGAVQLLKVKKETDLILHLGYPVYFLTLLGIWKILGVIAILIPKFPLLKEWTYAGFFFAMSGAVFSHIAMHDSINEIFPSLLLLALTLVSWYFRPADRKIISINQN, encoded by the coding sequence ATGACAAATAGAAACGAATTTACGGGCCCGGCAAAACGAAATAAGATTATTTACTGGGTCTTTACACTCTGGCTTGCCTTAGGCATGTTCTCAACCGGAGCAGTACAATTATTGAAAGTAAAAAAGGAAACAGATCTTATCCTCCATCTGGGCTACCCGGTCTATTTTCTGACTCTATTGGGTATCTGGAAAATTTTAGGCGTTATTGCCATACTTATTCCTAAATTCCCTTTACTAAAGGAATGGACTTATGCAGGCTTTTTCTTTGCTATGTCGGGAGCAGTATTTTCACATATCGCTATGCATGATTCGATAAATGAAATATTTCCCTCGCTGTTATTACTGGCCCTGACTTTGGTATCCTGGTATTTCAGACCGGCGGACAGAAAAATTATCTCCATAAATCAAAACTGA